In Hippoglossus stenolepis isolate QCI-W04-F060 chromosome 13, HSTE1.2, whole genome shotgun sequence, a single genomic region encodes these proteins:
- the itgb2 gene encoding integrin beta-2 yields the protein MDRCLLFLLLLLMGGSGLCQQEEVCSKSVINTCNDCIRSGPYCVWCQQLNFTKAGERETARCDTQAQLIAKGCKQEEIISPKNRVTIIKRDPLTSSFKEQGAVQLSPQKISLKLRPGLPSTFSVSFKRVQGYPVDLYYLMDLSFSMKDDLENVKGLGQKLFAALKNITAHAQIGFGAFVDKTVLPYTNTNKDKLKMPCDENYQQCQAAFGYRHVLSMTSREDDFRTKVTQQYISGNLDSPEGSLDAMIQAAVCGGKIGWRNSSTRLIVLTTDDGFHMAGDGKLAGILEPNDEQCHMENNLYTKSSVMDYPSVGQLAMQLEKNNIQPIFAVTKNMENVYKQLSQMIPKSEVGVLSSDSDNVVQLIESAYNRLSSKVTVTHDNLPDNVRVVYTPICKNAGPAEESKGVCDNVRVGQEISFKVTVTANSCMQNKSFTIRPLGIKDTLTVSLSTNCECQCEDPPDISHTHCNKKGGVHCGICSCHDGFVGQFCNCSIGNKDERSLRASCQRQNGTECEGRGDCVCGRCQCHTTENGLRYHGDFCECDDEHCEKFQNKLCGGNGRCKCGTCDCNTGYEGSACQCMVSEEGCRTLNNTVCFGRGSCKCNRCQCKEGYQRPHCQNCLGCPDACQTKLNCIECLGFDSGPFKKNCSVACSKSIFHGMVEQFTIPSKQCQQKDSGGCWIKYRLEQLVGEDYYRAEILKQRDCPEPPNVIAIIGGSIVSVALIGILVLMLIKLLFYMKDLKEFRKFENEKKKSQWAKADNPLFQNATTTVANPTFTGE from the exons ATGGATcgctgtttgttgtttcttctaCTCCTGTTGATGGGAGGAAGTG GTTTGTGTCAACAAGAGGAAGTTTGCTCAAAGTCAGTGATCAACACCTGCAATGACTGTATCAGATCTGGGCCATACTGTGTGTGGTGCCAACAGCTG AATTTCACCAAAGCTGGTGAGAGGGAAACGGCACGCTGTGACACCCAAGCTCAGTTGATAGCAAAAGGCTGTAAGCAGGAGGAAATCATCTCCCCCAAGAACAGAGTCACCATCATCAAGAGAGATCCTCTCACCAGTTCATTCAAGGAGCAGGGTGCTGTTCAGCTCAGCCCACAGAAGATTAGTCTGAAACTGCGCCCTG GGCTTCCTTCCacattcagtgtttcttttaaaagagTTCAGGGTTATCCAGTTGATCTCTACTACCTGATGGACCTGTCTTTCTCCATGAAAGATGACTTGGAAAATGTCAAAGGACTGGGACAAAAACTTTTTGCAGCTCTGAAAAATATCACTGCCCATGCTCAAATAG GGTTTGGTGCCTTCGTTGACAAGACAGTCCTCCCTTACACCAACACCAACAAGGACAAACTGAAGATGCcatgtgatgagaactaccaaCAGTGTCAGGCAGCCTTTGGCTACAGACATGTGCTCAGTATGACATCACGGGAGGATGATTTCAGAACAAAAGTGACACAGCAGTACATTTCTGGGAACTTGGACTCTCCTGAAGGGAGTCTTGATGCCATGATTCAGGCTGCTGTATGCGGG GGAAAAATTGGATGGAGGAATAGCAGCACTCGACTGATTGTACTGACCACTGATGATGGATTCCACATGGCTGGTGATGGAAAACTGGCCGGAATTCTGGAACCCAATGATGAACAATGCCACATGGAGAACAACCTTTATACCAAGAGCAGTGTGATG GACTACCCTTCTGTTGGACAATTAGCTATGcagttggaaaaaaacaatattcaacCAATATTTGCAGTGACAAAAAATATGGAGAATGTGTACAAG CAACTCTCTCAAATGATTCCAAAATCAGAGGTGGGAGTTCTGTCATCAGATTCTGACAATGTTGTCCAGTTGATTGAAAGTGCCTACAAT CGGTTGTCCTCCAAAGTAACTGTGACCCATGACAATCTCCCAGACAATGTAAGAGTTGTCTACACACCTATATGCAAAAATGCAGGACCAGCAGAGGAGAGCAAAGGGGTGTGTGACAATGTGCGTGTGGGACAAGAG ATCTCCTTTAAAGTCACTGTCACAGCAAACTCGTGTATGCAGAACAAGTCTTTCACTATCAGACCACTGGGCATTAAGGACACATTGACAGTGAGCTTATCTACAAACTGTGAGTGTCAGTGTGAGGACCCTCCTGACATAAGCCACACACACTGCAATAAGAAGGGAGGAGTTCACTGTGGTATCTGCAG CTGCCATGATGGCTTTGTTGGTCAGTTCTGCAACTGTTCCATTGGCAATAAAGACGAGAGGTCCTTACGGGCATCTTGTCAGAGGCAGAATGGAACAGAATGTGAGGGTCgtggagactgtgtgtgtggcaggtgccAGTGCCACACCACAGAGAATGGACTGCGTTACCATGGTGACTTCTGCGAATGTGATGATGAACACTGTGAAAAGTTCCAGAATAAACTGTGCGGAG GAAATGGTAGGTGCAAATGCGGAACATGTGACTGTAATACAGGCTACGAGGGCTCAGCCTGTCAGTGCATGGTGTCTGAGGAGGGCTGTCGAACACTTAACAACACCGTGTGCTTCGGTAGAGGATCCTGCAAGTGCAACCGCTGTCAGTGTAAGGAGGGATACCAGCGGCCACACTGCCAGAACTGCCTTGGCTGCCCTGACGCATGCCAGACCAAACT GAACTGCATTGAATGCCTCGGCTTTGACTCTGGTCCCTTTAAGAAAAACTGTAGTGTGGCTTGCAGCAAGAGCATTTTTCATGGGATGGTAGAGCAGTTCACAATACCAAGCAAGCAGTGCCAGCAGAAGGACTCAGGTGGCTGCTGGATCAAATATAGGCTGGAACAGCTGGTTGGAGAGGATTACTACAGGGCTGAAATTCTGAAACAGAGAG actgtCCAGAACCACCCAACGTCATAGCTATTATTGGAGGCTCCATAGTGTCTGTGGCTCTTATTGGAATCTTGGTGCTGATGCTCATCAAGTTATTATTCTACATGAAGGACCTGAAAGAGTTCAggaaatttgaaaatgaaaagaagaagtcACAGTGGGCAAAG GCTGACAACCCACTGTTCCAGAATGCCACCACCACTGTGGCCAACCCAACGTTCACTGGAGAATGA